The stretch of DNA TCCTGCTGGCCACCGCCCGATTTCCCGCTTGACGACCATATTAGCCGTGTCGAAGAAGCAGAGCCGCGGGGGCAGGTTGAAGAAGCGTACTCCGTGGCGAATGATTGGAAAGATGCCCACATTCGGCTCACCAGCGGCAGCCAGGCAATCGTGAATGCGCTGGAGAGCATCTTTGTCGGCGAGACGATTGTCATCATCGAGATATATGATCCAGTCTCCGCTCGCGAACTGCCAGGCTAAATTTCGCGGGGTATTGCCAAAGTCGTTGAACCGCATCCCAGGCACTACGACGCTCCGTTTACCTGAATTCATCTGCTCCAAATGCGAGGAGGCTATCTCAGCGTCGAGCCAGACAATGTGCTCCCAACTATCGAACGTCTGCCTGTCCAAGGAGCGCAGACAGACAGCGAGGGATGCGCGGTCGAGGGTCGGTGTGATCACGCTAAAATACGGCATTAAGCCTCCGTCGCCCAGACGTTCCCGGATGTTCATAAGGCGGGAGGGAAGCGCTTCCTCCCGCTGCCCGTCATCTAACTTTGACGATTGCGAATTGCGCGAATTGGTCGGCGTAAGTGCCCCCGGTGTTTCCCCACCACCAAGGTCGCACGACATCGCCTGCATCCAAGAGCATGGTGACGCTGTTTTTCCCGACCATGTAGGGACCGCTCGAAGAAATGAACGCGATAGTGGGAGTTGCGGTGATGGTGGAAACGTCCGAATGAGGCGCAGCGTGGTCAACCTCGACGTAATACCAGAAATACGGAAAGGCGTTGTCGGTGCGCTGGTCCGTGTAGCTGATCGAGTACACACCAGGAGAGTTTATGAGAAAAGATGCTCCGTAAGACGAGTCGTCGTTGTAGGTTATCGCCGTTCCGATTGTTAAATCCACAGTCGAAAAGCGTCTCACGATCGTGTTGATCGAACCGAACCCATTACCGCCGTGGACGATTACTTCACCTTCCATGCCGGTTACGGAGTTCCACTGAGCGTTCGCGCGAGTTCCAAGCCCAAAAGAAATCGCGAGAAGCATCGCCGCCAAAATCAAGAACGAACGTTTCATTTTCTTTTCCTCCCGGTTAGTTGGTTTCTGTTGTCCAGATCGTATCCACAACCCGGAACTGCTGAATTTGTTCATGAACTGCTTGCATCACGCCGGGCCAGTTAGGATGGAAATCATGACCAAGCAAGATGCCGCCATCGCGCAGAATCGCTGACCAAGCGCGTATATCTTCCGAGATGCTTTCGTAGTCGTGCTTAGCGTCCAAGAAAATCATATCGAATTTGCGCCCTTCGACAGCGAACTGCTTAGCGGCCTCGACGGAGCGGAGTTGGACGGCGGTAACGTTTTTGAGGCCAGTCATATTTGCGAGGAAATCAGCAAGAATATCCTTGCCCCATGTCCCCTGCTCCTCTGTTCCCATCCAAGTGTCTACACAGGTCAGATGCCCAGCGGTGTTTTCCGCGATAGCGCAAGAAGATCGCCCCAACCAAGAGCCGACCTCGCAAATCTCCCTTGATCGCTTGGCAACCGAGGCCAGGTAACGTAACTCCATCTCGCTCATCCATCCAGAAATGAGAAGTGCCCTACCGATCCTCATTGGCCTTCTCCTTCAGCCGCCTTTCGGAGATATTCTCTCCACCGCGGCCAGACGTTTTTCCAATCGTACTCGCTCGGGCGGTTAGTGCGCTTGCCAAGGACCTTCCGCGCCGCCGAAGCCCACGTTTCTGGATCGAAGGTGGGACGGTTGAACGCATACT from Candidatus Micrarchaeota archaeon encodes:
- a CDS encoding glycosyltransferase family 2 protein encodes the protein MPYFSVITPTLDRASLAVCLRSLDRQTFDSWEHIVWLDAEIASSHLEQMNSGKRSVVVPGMRFNDFGNTPRNLAWQFASGDWIIYLDDDNRLADKDALQRIHDCLAAAGEPNVGIFPIIRHGVRFFNLPPRLCFFDTANMVVKREIGRWPAGPEYVMDGLFIERLVAEYSYVAFPECAPTICVPVSSEGK
- a CDS encoding class I SAM-dependent methyltransferase is translated as MSEMELRYLASVAKRSREICEVGSWLGRSSCAIAENTAGHLTCVDTWMGTEEQGTWGKDILADFLANMTGLKNVTAVQLRSVEAAKQFAVEGRKFDMIFLDAKHDYESISEDIRAWSAILRDGGILLGHDFHPNWPGVMQAVHEQIQQFRVVDTIWTTETN